In Pseudophryne corroboree isolate aPseCor3 chromosome 3, aPseCor3.hap2, whole genome shotgun sequence, a genomic segment contains:
- the MC3R gene encoding melanocortin receptor 3, producing MNASNDLFFIHSIQFNGTLDFNETLLLSNLSGIEFCEQVFIKTEVFLTLGIISLLENILVIMAILKNKNLHSPMYFFLCSLAVADMLVSVSNALETIVIAVQNKYLDIGDTLLQQLDDVFDSLICISLVASICSLLVIAIDRYITIFYALRYHSIMTVKKALALIMIIWISCIICGIVFIVYSESKTVIVCLITLFFTMLVLMATMYVHMFLFARLHVKRIAALPVDGVVQQRTCMKGAITITILLGVFVVCWAPFFLHLILIISCPANSYCVCYGAYFNTYLILIMCNSVIDPLIYAFRSLEMRKTFKEIICCYGMNFGKFG from the coding sequence ATGAATGCATCAAATGACCTCTTCTTCATTCATTCCATCCAATTCAATGGAACTTTGGACTTTAATGAGACTCTCTTGCTCAGCAATCTCAGCGGTATTGAATTCTGTGAGCAGGTCTTCATTAAAACAGAGGTTTTCCTGACTCTGGGAATTATCAGCCTGCTGGAGAACATCCTGGTGATTATGGCTATACTGAAAAACAAAAACCTTCACTCCCCCATGTATTTTTTCCTCTGCAGCCTGGCTGTGGCAGACATGCTAGTCAGTGTGTCCAATGCCCTGGAAACTATTGTGATCGCAGTACAAAATAAATATTTAGACATAGGGGATACACTTCTCCAGCAGTTGGATGATGTATTTGACTCCTTAATCTGTATATCTTTAGTTGCTTCAATTTGCAGCCTTTTGGTTATTGCTATAGACAGATACATCACAATTTTTTATGCCTTACGTTATCACAGCATCATGACGGTGAAGAAAGCCTTAGCCTTGATTATGATCATCTGGATATCCTGTATCATTTGTGGCATTGTATTTATTGTCTATTCGGAAAGCAAAACTGTCATTGTGTGTCTCATCACCCTGTTCTTCACCATGCTTGTCCTCATGGCtaccatgtatgttcatatgttttTATTTGCACGTCTCCATGTGAAAAGAATCGCTGCCCTACCGGTGGATGGTGTAGTGCAGCAGCGGACCTGCATGAAAGGCGCTATTACCATTACCATTCTTCTTGGGGTGTTTGTTGTGTGCTGGGCACCTTTTTTCCTACACCTTATCCTCATCATCTCCTGTCCTGCTAATTCTTACTGTGTCTGCTACGGTGCCTACTTTAACACATACTTGATCCTCATAATGTGTAATTCTGTCATTGACCCACTCATTTACGCTTTCCGAAGTCTGGAGATGCGCAAAACCTTCAAGGAGATAATTTGCTGCTATGGGATGAATTTTGGAAAGTTTGGTTAG